The Populus trichocarpa isolate Nisqually-1 chromosome 2, P.trichocarpa_v4.1, whole genome shotgun sequence genome has a window encoding:
- the LOC7467857 gene encoding uncharacterized protein LOC7467857 — translation MGSTETVVVQSEGFDFMHDERLDRRLKRRNIGTRRFKVNSNGKTDSCKDITALKSSSEIFCAQKDGHDSDVGDEDYRKYHDGSVRGPFIDSDAHLDTKSSSSKKNNERYSGIKYTVSPMNAPTSSSCILLDDDDDYEVDEHYKKFLKDLDGGLYVDSDCDACVDIKSSSTRNVRSTDNGNAVDLVNRFVENSVGINGALDGGNADTSFVDDDTAPMPLPDGIASVGTVDVGLDGARAGDNDIVDGGHLNNGIVGEDEGDDGNNKDDGFVGDGADTNEDPDYKMFLDNLRQDGKSCILEIPLTNEISITVRYDLQDGAYDGCNIEKPNTQKDCPKRKNKGTTELLKNDSRIERMKTRSVTRKERAAASRKLRGVPARAMKISVVESKKKTKYMNPISCRADGHAGKRPNSESLGPTNCKSKHEMKLDMNQRILRDVPARERKVSAVERNLNVETVDLTNEGASKRPSPEALSLTNFERKHKVKMTMVNHITENQRKSRAAPSRERKISAVESKVREEPSNLVSCRENVIARKRPSQQAIGMNNCKRKHMHLDMENCRMETQQNIKDVPAKERGNSAVERTFEKQSPNTVPHGADGHASKKPSPQAPSSTNCKNKCEMNLDMVDHSYQSFLNSLKKNGRYAVFAPQSGKGVLFGEDEQGSSDSEVIVMDKDQFLDGNDTPFVSSKAYIVEDEGWMDNGVSSKFREELLKILEKPYDEREFEDLWQRISHRSHVNRDINLRSGCIRFETKAIGKSYLDHHADLEAKIRSAQGNQPEILNLMRGFFYWLMNASHAGSRALRPWLDSLCLKVRPQHKKEIDVL, via the exons ATGGGGTCTACCGAAACTGTTGTTGTTCAAAGTGAAGGGTTTGATTTTATGCATGATGAGAGGTTGGATCGGAGGTTGAAGAGAAGGAATATTGGCACTCGACGATTCAAGGTCAATTCTAATGGAAAAACCGACAGCTGTAAAGACATTACAGCTCTGAAGAGTAGCTCTGAAATTTTTTGTGCTCAGAAGGATGGCCATGACAGCGATGTTGGTGATGAAGATTACAGGAAGTATCATGATGGTTCAGTTAGAGGGCCGTTTATTGATAGTGATGCTCATCTTGACACGAAGTCTTCTtcatccaagaaaaataacGAAAGATACAGTGGTATTAAATATACCGTGTCTCCAATGAATGCACCCACCAGCAGCAGCTGTATTCtacttgatgatgatgatgattatgagGTTGATGAACATTACAAGAAGTTTTTAAAGGACTTAGATGGAGGGCTGTATGTTGATAGTGACTGTGATGCTTGTGTGGATATCAAGTCTTCATCCACGAGAAATGTCAGGTCAACTGATAATGGTAATGCTGTTGACCTTGTTAATCGGTTTGTGGAGAATAGTGTTGGCATTAATGGGGCTTTGGATGGTGGTAATGCGGATActagttttgttgatgatgataCTGCTCCTATGCCTCTGCCTGATGGCATTGCTAGTGTTGGGACAGTTGATGTTGGTCTAGATGGTGCTAGGGCTGGAGATAATGATATCGTTGATGGTGGGCATCTCAATAATGGCATTGTTGGTGAAGATGAAGGAGATGATggtaataataaagatgatggtTTTGTAGGTGATGGTGCCGACACTAATGAGGATCCTGACTATAAGATGTTCTTGGATAATCTTAGACAGGATgggaaatcatgcattcttgaGATTCCGCTGACTAATGAGATATCAATAACTGTTAGGTATGACTTACAAGATGGCGCATATGATGGGTGTAACATTGAGAAACCAAACACTCAGAAGGACTGTCCAAAGAGAAAGAACAAAGGAACCACGGAATTGTTGAAGAATGATTCGAGAATTGAGAGAATGAAAACGAGGAGTGTTACGAGGAAAGAGAGAGCGGCAGCTTCGAGAAAATTGAGGGGTGTTCCAGCAAGAGCAATGAAGATTTCAGTGGTTGAAagcaagaagaaaacaaaatatatgaatcCTATTTCTTGTAGAGCAGATGGACATGCTGGCAAAAGGCCTAATTCAGAATCTCTTGGTCCAACTAATTGCAAGAGCAAACATGAAATGAAATTGGATATGAACCAGAGAATATTGAGGGATGTCCCAGCCCGAGAAAGAAAGGTTTCAGCTGTTGAAAGGAATTTGAACGTGGAAACTGTGGATCTTACAAATGAAGGCGCAAGTAAAAGGCCTAGTCCAGAAGCTCTTAGTTTGACTAATTTCGAGCGCAAACACAAGGTGAAAATGACAATGGTGAATCATATAACAGAGAATCAAAGAAAATCCAGGGCTGCTCCATCCAGAGAGAGAAAGATTTCAGCAGTTGAAAGTAAGGTGAGAGAGGAACCTTCGAATCTTGTTTCTTGCAGAGAAAATGTAATTGCAAGGAAAAGACCTAGTCAACAAGCTATTGGTATGAATAATTGCAAGCGCAAACATATGCATCTGGATATGGAGAATTGTAGGATGGAAACTCAACAAAATATAAAGGATGTTCCAGCCAAAGAAAGGGGAAATTCGGCAGTTGAAAGGACGTTTGAAAAGCAGTCCCCGAATACAGTCCCACATGGAGCTGATGGGCATGCAAGTAAAAAGCCTAGTCCACAAGCCCCTAGCTCCacaaattgcaaaaacaaatgtGAGATGAATCTGGATATGGTGGATCATAGCTACCAAAGTTTTTtgaattcacttaaaaaaaatggtagatATGCAGTATTTGCTCCTCAAAGTGGAAAAGGAGTTTTGTTTGGAGAGGATGAACAGGGTTCCTCTGATTCTGAGGTGATTGTCATGGACAAGGATCAATTTCTTGATGGAAATGATACTCCATTTGTGAGTTCAAAAGCATACATTGTAGAG GATGAAGGTTGGATGGACAACGGAGTTTCCAGTAAATTTAGAGAGGAACTTTTGAAAATCCTTGAAAAACCTTATGATGAAAGGGAGTTTGAAGACCTGTGGCAAAGAATATCTCACCGAAGTCATGTGAACCGTGATATAAACTTGCGGAGTGGGTGTATAAGATTTGAAACAAAAGCTATTGGAAAATCTTATCTTGACCATCATGCAG ATCTTGAAGCAAAGATCCGATCAGCTCAGGGTAATCAGCCAGAAATTTTGAATCTCATGCGTGGTTTTTTCTATTGGTTGATG AATGCATCGCATGCTGGATCTCGAGCACTTCGACCTTGGCTGGACTCTTTATGTTTGAAAGTGCGGCCACAACATAAGAAGGAGATAGATGTCTTATGA
- the LOC112326486 gene encoding NAD(P)H-quinone oxidoreductase subunit M, chloroplastic yields MLQRIRFLAMAATSSYLAGAKFSMLGWLGGRRELRRRHIISVSAQQQAEVQGSQEVDAQEEKELEQEKVKQPTQPRPVEPQVNVKSKNMSREYGGQWLSSVTRHVRIYAAYIDPETCEFDQTRMDKLTLILDPTDEFVWTEESCHKVYSYFQELVDHYEGALLTEYTLRLIGSDIEHYIKEAAV; encoded by the exons ATGCTACAGCGCATTAGATTTTTAGCAATGGCAGCAACTTCCTCTTACCTAGCTGGTGCAAAGTTCTCTATGCTGGGTTGGCTTGGAGGCAGAAGAGAACTGAGAAGGAGACACATAATCTCTGTTTCAGCTCAGCAGCAAGCTGAAGTCCAAGGATCACAGGAAGTGGATgcacaagaagaaaaagagctAGAACAGGAGAAAGTGAAGCAACCAACGCAACCAAGACCAGTGGAACCACAAGTGAACGTGAAGAGCAAGAACATGAGCAGGGAATATGGAGGGCAGTGGCTCAGCAGCGTCACACGGCACGTGAGAATCTATGCTGCCTACATTGACCCAGAAACTTGTGAGTTCGATCAAACTCGGATGGATAAGCTCACCCTTATCCTTGATCCTACAGATGAGTTCGTTTGGACAGAAGAGAGTTGCCATAAGGTTTACTCCTACTTCCAGGAGCTTGTGGATCACTACGAG GGTGCCCTGTTGACAGAATACACACTGCGACTGATTGGTTCGGATATAGAGCACTACATTAAGGAAGCTGCTGTATGA
- the LOC7467858 gene encoding LOW QUALITY PROTEIN: uncharacterized protein LOC7467858 (The sequence of the model RefSeq protein was modified relative to this genomic sequence to represent the inferred CDS: inserted 2 bases in 1 codon) — protein sequence MVQTRPHRYVKDQRIATTAMDPRSSYFHHTKYANPPSPTLPLPPPPPPPYRNNLNFHHHINFLAPQPPPPQQLRPPQTPQFSPRNPQFSYNHSPNHPXIHDNYHPQLSHHDLPHFTQLPRVSHQFNDERLPPRRLPESDHRVHEPRPDFRVLRHDRQTRHELEGNPNPNSRLIQDRNIVIDRESEHYHIRGEFGSNSDRSSAGDFRTVSNQVRGFESNSGNYENRRRLNYDYHDKGSANQSWFRDREVVREPRDSSIEFGSNEIGDGETRIATGKREHYRSREGNLEVERHGGKRSREGSYEFNRTPRKQVQKKSALLRIQQPSYRNREDERLPYSGYVDDTKSSSFRGKDQESGFFRGKDKDKVIHTDRGMGEGEREGSPVELDVSFKSNSLVAKAILTPSSTTVGASETILTPRNSKVRKVLVPAKDKDSINSSMNKPSKVAVEVGKGASVASKASSSDKDLKKSREGVIASGITNVRDSSSMPLKNRVEMSMKRTVAVRIGTPGKISSLGGKKKKVVKRVVKKVVSHNSTLSSSQPTKTRDEPVKADSFAHTPAEPRDTDKAATVADVNSQPCPIEATVIPENDRVERFEKFMESGQAGAGAYSGNLFSYNSSGKKSCSRSPLGSSNHNETKFGESFVNGDCAEALHAIPNIDDSLTKSLDEIISSDIGGVEDVSKQPCQNGDSCLLENNAVRGSLKVMDSIEGNTDFGLLSLEKTIIHEDPMYSCIPVMGLDVASINSQQRITVSDKGTSDVGCKEPCRNQGSPLAESGITDFLQGASFPVGSNEIFTVSISEETGSQNAVIRLNQGVGTILGSPNCFTNVEEIDISGHGTGDGMGEELSQYGAAKTLESEPIRGSLDTKVSTSGGEEEANDIKENDKKIEMPQSDLSRTDVPDMHLEPANMVTSTTAHWVDKTLRLCFEDDGTAQCTFSGAQFVDAGSQSCSNVVSVLHEGSLTDVSAAKVSVRSSADVGQRGASQRNEKNRKSSAPQLELCSPVESDADEGPVFAGNSTSGMEVPSNSGDSLTLPKGEVVVSDMDSLCTSDLLLAQKGITALLENGSAGEHLSSVASIKDAFEVDGLKDVQSHLSVEELAVKKVTSHSLFVSVGEDIINTTPVMVGGRNQNDYMDIDAVEGAKVDIDAAEEQVGTESVTDHCQIPSKLQTQYLDENIPSIDVDDGGFHGAKNDSPCMSNNPSSFGDGFGVSFTNSGDELVEIVPETLSDRGSPETLPDVMGTSLSKNSVEKIHENDDKIPAERPVINVGSDSSMSISSSQNAKVVLNLDHAVERDQLLTGKTGHLPSQDSKITTQMPNAKSGDLYGKKNHSSHPISKIYSGRSSFVFSASKSSASSSRISKTRTWHRNDNCSDSAPPSNKAFSSTVPAQRLFPRKGDKSQRTSYIRKGNSLVRKPTSVAQSPGPHALSSSVYQLNSSGTDEPKKSAGSDSRIDLADPLNVLRTGGMDASFEKPRTPSLSSVSKISNRASNSLGGRASSPLAEHLHSLCTETVTVPAKLLESNDVPKSSDDVLKISGSPITQNSQISNLECHSDTNDGNTVALANGKSLTYVKRKSNQLVASSNPCASSVQNAHNTSSDSYYKRRKNQLIRTSLESQIKQTASIPDESLNSEGQTALNSFSRNFSKRRQRKVVTKTCKPSKLSLVWTLHGAQLSKNDGDSSHCGKVLPHLFPWKRATYRRSSLPNSSSISDHSSLSTIGKLLLLRKRNTEYTRSKHGFSLRKSKVLSVGGSSLKWSKSIEKHSKKANEEATLAVAAAERKKREQRGAAHVACPTKSRNISRERIFRVGSVRYKMDSSRRTLQRISDDESSCAGALQKEKDAKKLYIPRRLMIGKDEYVRIGNGNQLIRDPKKRTRILASEKVRWSLHTARSRLARKRKYCQFFTRFGKCNKDDGKCPFIHDSSKIAVCTKFLNGLCFNPDCKLTHKVIPERMPDCSYFLQGLCTNKNCPYRHVHVNPNASTCEGFLRGYCADGNECPKKHSYVCPSFEAIGSCPQGSKCKLHHPKNRTKEKKSKRSRENNAQGRYFGLMHINATKTRNAVPGKLYVQDNDTICFKGIADYISLDVSDEEVVENNNPGDLHTAFGDSDPLNLQLGDLDKLIKPVRIMNI from the exons aTGGTCCAAACGCGGCCACACAGATACGTCAAAGATCAAAGAATAGCTACCACCGCTATGGATCCTCGATCTTCCTATTTCCATCACACAAAGTACGCCAATCCTCCTTCTCCTACTCTTCCTCTTCccccccctcctcctcctccttacCGTAACAACCTTAATTTTCATCACCATATCAACTTCCTTGCACCACAGCCGCCACCTCCACAACAACTCCGTCCACCACAAACACCACAATTCTCCCCTCGGAACCCTCAATTCTCCTATAACCATAGCCCTAATCACCC AATTCACGATAACTATCACCCCCAGCTGTCGCACCATGACCTCCCTCACTTCACTCAACTGCCTAGGGTTTCTCATCAATTCAACGACGAGCGTCTGCCGCCGCGTCGTTTACCAGAATCCGACCACCGTGTTCATGAACCCCGACCTGATTTTAGGGTTCTGCGTCATGATCGGCAAACTAGGCATGAATTGGAAGGTAATCCCAATCCTAATTCTAGACTTATTCAGGACCGTAATATCGTGATTGATCGTGAGAGCGAGCATTATCATATTCGTGGTGAATTTGGATCGAATTCTGATAGATCTTCTGCTGGCGATTTTCGAACTGTATCGAATCAAGTGAGGGGTTTTGAGTCAAATTCGGGGAATTATGAGAATAGACGTCGTTTGAATTATGATTATCATGATAAGGGGAGTGCGAATCAGAGTTGGTTTCGTGATAGAGAGGTCGTGAGAGAACCGCGTGATTCATCGATTGAATTTGGTAGTAATGAGATTGGTGATGGTGAAACTAGGATTGCTACTGGGAAACGTGAGCATTATAGGAGTAGAGAAGGGAATTTGGAGGTGGAAAGGCATGGTGGTAAAAGAAGTAGAGAGGGTAGTTATGAGTTCAATAGGACTCCTAGGAAGCAGGTACAGAAAAAGAGTGCTCTACTTAGGATTCAACAGCCTAGTTACAGGAACAGAGAGGATGAGAGATTGCCTTACTCAGGTTATGTTGATGATACCAAATCTAGTTCTTTTAGAGGTAAAGATCAGGAATCTGGTTTTTTTAGAGGTAAAGATAAAGATAAGGTTATACACACAGATCGTGGGATGGGAGAGGGAGAAAGAGAGGGAAGCCCAGTAGAGCTTGATGTGTCTTTTAAGTCTAATTCATTGGTAGCCAAGGCAATTTTGACGCCTTCTTCAACTACAGTGGGTGCTTCTGAAACGATTTTGACACCTAGGAATAGTAAAGTTAGGAAAGTGCTGGTCCCTGCTAAGGATAAGGACAGTATTAATTCATCAATGAATAAACCCAGCAAGGTTGCAGTAGAAGTGGGCAAAGGTGCAAGTGTTGCAAGTAAAGCTTCCAGTTCTGACAAGGATCTAAAGAAGTCCAGAGAGGGAGTTATAGCTTCTGGTATTACTAATGTGCGAGATAGTAGTTCAATGCCTCTAAAGAATAGAGTGGAGATGTCTATGAAGAGGACTGTGGCTGTTAGAATTGGAACGCCTGGTAAAATATCTTCACTCggtggaaagaagaaaaaagttgtcAAGAGAGTAGTGAAGAAAGTTGTAAGCCATAATTCAACTTTATCTAGTTCACAACCAACAAAAACTCGTGATGAACCTGTGAAAGCAGATAGCTTTGCCCATACTCCAGCTGAACCCCGTGACACTGACAAGGCTGCAACTGTGGCTGATGTTAATTCACAGCCTTGTCCAATTGAAGCTACAGTGATACCTGAGAATGACAGGGTGGAGAGATTTGAAAAGTTTATGGAATCAGGGCAGGCTGGTGCCGGAGCATATTCtggtaatttattttcatataatagcAGTGGAAAGAAGAGCTGCTCACGTTCTCCCTTGGGCTCTTCAAATCACAACGAAACCAAATTTGGTGAGAGTTTTGTAAATGGTGATTGTGCCGAAGCCTTGCATGCTATCCCAAATATTGACGACAGTTTAACAAAATCTCTGGATGAAATTATTAGCTCTGATATTGGTGGTGTTGAAGATGTCAGCAAGCAGCCTTGTCAGAATGGAGATTCTTGCTTACTTGAGAACAATGCAGTGAGGGGATCTCTCAAGGTTATGGATTCTATTGAGGGCAATACTGATTTTGGTTTATTAAGTTTAGAAAAAACGATAATTCATGAGGATCCTATGTATTCATGTATCCCTGTGATGGGTTTAGATGTTGCTTCAATCAACTCACAACAGAGAATTACGGTTTCTGACAAGGGGACATCTGATGTTGGTTGCAAGGAGCCCTGTAGAAATCAGGGTAGCCCATTAGCTGAGAGTGGCATCACTGATTTCCTTCAGGGTGCTAGTTTCCCTGTAGGAAGCAATGAAATTTTCACTGTATCCATTTCAGAGGAAACAGGAAGTCAGAATGCTGTCATACGCCTCAATCAGGGAGTAGGGACCATTTTGGGTTCACCAAACTGCTTTACTAATGTAGAAGAAATTGATATCTCCGGCCATGGAACTGGTGATGGTATGGGTGAGGAGCTATCTCAATATGGGGCTGCTAAAACATTGGAGAGTGAACCCATCAGAGGTTCTCTAGACACCAAGGTTTCTACAAGTGGCGGCGAGGAGGAGGCAAATGACATTAAGGAGaacgataaaaaaattgaaatgccTCAGTCAGATTTATCAAGGACAGATGTACCTGACATGCATTTGGAGCCTGCAAATATGGTCACCAGTACCACTGCACATTGGGTGGACAAAACTTTGAGATTATGTTTTGAAGATGATGGTACAGCTCAGTGTACGTTTTCTGGTGCTCAATTTGTGGATGCTGGCTCACAATCTTGTAGTAATGTTGTCAGTGTTCTTCATGAGGGCAGTTTAACAGATGTTTCAGCGGCTAAGgtttctgtcaggagtagtgcTGATGTTGGTCAAAGAGGGGCATCACAAAGGAATGAAAAGAATAGAAAGTCCTCTGCTCCTCAACTGGAATTGTGTTCTCCAGTAGAATCTGATGCTGATGAGGGACCTGTATTTGCAGGTAACTCTACATCAGGTATGGAAGTGCCATCCAATTCTGGTGATAGTCTAACACTGCCAAAAGGGGAAGTTGTAGTGTCTGATATGGATTCTCTGTGTACTTCTGATTTGCTATTGGCGCAGAAGGGGATCACTGCGCTGCTTGAAAATGGTTCAGCAGGGGAGCATTTAAGCTCTGTGGCTTCTATCAAAGATGCATTTGAAGTTGATGGTCTAAAAGATGTTCAATCTCATTTGTCTGTTGAGGAACTGGCAGTTAAAAAAGTGACATCACATAGTCTATTTGTATCGGTTGGCGAGGACATCATAAACACCACTCCAGTTATGGTTGGAGGTAGGAATCAAAATGATTACATGGATATTGATGCTGTTGAGGGAGCCAAAGTGGACATTGATGCTGCAGAAGAACAAGTCGGTACTGAGAGTGTGACTGATCATTGCCAAATCCCTTCAAAACTTCAGACCCAGTACTTGGATGAAAATATTCCTAGTATAGATGTGGATGATGGCGGGTTTCATGGTGCAAAGAATGATTCGCCTTGTATGTCAAACAATCCATCTTCATTTGGAGATGGCTTTGGAGTTTCTTTTACCAATTCCGGTGATGAACTTGTGGAGATTGTACCTGAGACACTGTCTGATAGGGGTTCTCCAGAAACTTTGCCTGATGTCATGGGCACATCCCTCAGCAAAAATTCAGTTGAAAAGATTCATGAGAATGATGATAAAATTCCAGCTGAGAGGCCTGTAATCAATGTTGGTTCTGACTCATCTATGAGTATTTCAAGTTCACAAAATGCTaaagttgttttaaatttggatcATGCAGTGGAACGTGATCAGTTGTTGACTGGGAAGACAGGGCATTTGCCTTCACAGGATTCCAAAATTACAACTCAGATGCCAAATGCCAAGAGTGGGGATTTATATGGAAAGAAGAACCATAGTAGTCATCCTATTTCTAAGATTTATTCAGGTCgctcatcttttgttttttctgctTCAAAGAGTTCAGCTTCTTCATCTCGCATCTCAAAAACTCGAACATGGCATCGAAATGATAATTGCTCTGATTCTGCTCCGCCATCAAACAAGGCTTTCTCGAGCACTGTTCCTGCGCAAAGGCTATTTCCTAGAAAAGGCGATAAGTCCCAGCGCACCTCTTACATTCGCAAGGGTAACAGTCTTGTCAGAAAACCTACTTCAGTTGCTCAATCCCCAGGCCCCCATGCTTTGAGTTCTTCTGTATATCAGCTCAACTCTTCTGGTACTGATGAGCCAAAGAAGAGTGCTGGCTCTGACAGTAGAATTGATCTTGCTGATCCTCTCAATGTTTTGAGAACAGGAGGCATGGATGCTTCTTTTGAGAAACCGAGAACACCTTCACTATCTAGTGTCTCTAAAATATCAAATCGAGCAAGCAACTCTTTGGGGGGTCGTGCATCTTCACCATTAGCTGAGCATCTTCACTCTCTTTGTACTGAAACCGTAACGGTCCCAGCAAAATTGTTGGAAAGCAATGACGTTCCAAAGTCTTCTGATGACGTGTTGAAAATTTCAGGATCTCCAATTACTCAAAATAGCCAAATTAGTAATTTGGAATGTCACAGTGATACAAATGATGGGAATACCGTGGCTTTAGCAAATGGTAAGAGCCTAACATATGTTAAGCGAAAATCAAATCAGTTGGTTGCATCTTCAAATCCTTGCGCGTCTTCTGTTCAAAATGCTCATAACACATCATCTGATAGCTATTACAAGAGGAGGAAAAATCAGCTAATTAGGACTTCACTGGAAAGTCAGATCAAGCAGACAGCCAGCATCCCTGATGAAAGTTTAAATTCAGAGGGACAAACTGCTCTTAACTCTTTCAGCAGAAATTTTAGTAAGAGACGACAGCGTAAAG TTGTGACAAAGACTTGTAAACCTTCTAAGTTGTCTTTAGTCTGGACACTGCATGGTGCACAGTTATCAAAGAATGATGGTGATTCGTCGCATTGTGGGAAGGTCTTGCCTCATTTGTTTCCCTGGAAAAGAGCAACCTATAGGAGAAGTTCCTTGCCAAATTCGTCTTCCATTTCTGATCATAGTTCCTTGTCTACAATTGG GAAATTGCTACTTTTGAGAAAGAGGAATACAGAGTACACGAGGTCAAAACATGGATTTTCACTTCGAAAATCCAAGGTATTAAGTGTTGGTGGGTCTAGTTTAAAATGGTCAAAATCCATTGAAAAGCACTCAAAGAAAGCCAATGAG GAAGCTACCCTGGCTGTTGCTGCagcagagagaaagaaaagggaacagAGAGGTGCTGCACACGTTGCTTGTCCAACAAAGAGTAGAAACATTTCTC GAGAACGCATTTTCCGTGTTGGTTCAGTACGCTACAAAATGGATTCTTCAAGGCGGACTCTTCAGAGGATATCAG ATGATGAGTCATCGTGCGCCGGAGcccttcaaaaagaaaaggatgccaAGAAGCTGTATATTCCAAGGAGATTAATGATTGGGAAAGATGA ATATGTTCGAATTGGCAATGGTAACCAGCTCATAAGAGATCCCAAGAAGCGAACTCGCATTTTGGCCAGTGAAAAAGTACGATGGAGTTTGCACACTGCAAGATCACGGTTGGCCAGAAAGCGAAAGTACTGTCAATTTTTCACAAGATTTGGAAAATGCAACAAAGATGATGGGAAATGTCCTTTCATTCATGATTCCTCCAAAATTGCTGTCTGCACAAAGTTTTTGAATGGTTTATGTTTCAATCCTGACTGCAAATTGACTCATAAG GTCATTCCTGAAAGGATGCCTGATTGTTCTTACTTTTTGCAAG GCCTTTGTACCAATAAAAACTGCCCTTATAGACACGTGCATGTCAACCCAAATGCTTCTACCTGCGAGGGATTTCTCAGGGGCTATTGTGCTGATGGGAATGAG TGTCCGAAGAAGCACAGCTATGTCTGCCCCTCCTTTGAAGCAATAGGATCCTGTCCTCAAGGATCCAAATGCAAGCTACACCACCCCAAAAACAGaacgaaggaaaagaaaagcaagcgATCACGAGAGAACAATGCACAAGGGCGATATTTTGGCTTGATGCACATCAATGCCACTAAGACGAGAAATGCAGTGCCTGGAAAGCTCTATGTGCAAGATAATGATACCATTTGTTTTAAAGGAATTGCTGATTATATCAGCCTTGATGTTAGTGATGAAGAAGTGGTAGAAAATAACAATCCAGGTGATCTGCATACAGCATTCGGTGATAGTGACCCCTTGAACTTGCAATTAGGTGATCTTGATAAGTTAATTAAACCAGTCCGTATAATGAACATCTAA